In Papilio machaon chromosome W, ilPapMach1.1, whole genome shotgun sequence, a single genomic region encodes these proteins:
- the LOC123723365 gene encoding uncharacterized protein LOC123723365: MTQCFKCDGHMQDDKNAKITCKGCKRAICIKCSGLTATELRVFGLQNPKLSYLCDDCEEGLRQVPALRKLVTELQHQVQELSKQRSNAINLDMVIHEIEDRKNRSRNVIMYGLPESSSTSPEDRKEHDKLSVTKSLASLPAQVPEIVSTFRLGKPSSNNSKPRPLKVVLTNKHGAITVLKNKNKLPKAISVQSDMTPYQRDELKKLRDELADRIDKGEKDLTIKYINKVPRINNMVEALWLDIQYRELNFLMACVYRPPSSSLSHLDEILFDTIEKAASENTVIIAGDFNLPKIKWPLQKTHDYDSLCENFVNMYTNSNLNQLITQITRKRNHEESLLDLIFCNDDSLMCDIDYHPPIGKSDHLVITATIQAISSQTLTNENVSTTQYDFFKADYEKLSLCLANNITTVKESVGDMWFTFKNQILDSIEKCIPKKKIYNKHCTNKPWINKEILKLIKRKKELWKNYRIDRDEHSYKDYRNVNNKIISLSRSRRAAFESTIIESGPKAFYGYIRKQLNSKVCIPNIIKNVSNELVTKPEQIAEAFADQFKMNLLNEPDGPMPSINVPRVTNPIQDLYISGELVRKTLSSFNDTTASGPDDIPSVVLNKCSEVLSDDIAKIMNKSLKDGLVPEDWKRANVVPIYKKGNKLLPANYRPISLTCILCKTMEKIIANHIRPHIQTRKERTELVFV, translated from the exons ATGACTCAATGCTTCAAGTGTGATGGTCACATGCAAGATGATAAGAATGCAAAAATAACATGCAAAGGCTGCAAGAGGGCAATTTGTATCAAGTGTAGTGGACTAACTGCAACGGAATTACGTGTGTTTGGTCtacaaaatcctaaattatCGTATCTGTGTGATGATTGTGAAGAGGGACTGAGGCAGGTACCAGCGTTGCGCAAATTAGTTACCGAGCTCCAACACCAAGTGCAAGAGCTCAGTAAACAACGCTCAAACGCAATAAACCTGGACATGGTAATTCACGAGATTGAGGATCGCAAAAATCGCAGCCGCAATGTTATCATGTATGGATTACCAGAGTCTAGTTCGACTTCACCGGAAGACAGAAAGGAACACGATAAATTATCGGTAACTAAGTCATTGGCGTCACTCCCCGCACAAGTACCCGAGATAGTGTCAACGTTCCGTTTGGGCAAACCTTCTTCCAACAATAGTAAACCCCGTCCTCTTAAGGTGGTACTAACCAATAAACATGGTGCCATCACTGTTCTGAAAAATAAGAACAAACTACCTAAGGCAATCAGTGTCCAGTCGGATATGACACCTTATCAAAGAGACGAATTGAAGAAACTTCGCGATGAGTTGGCGGACAGGATTGATAAAGGCGAGAAAGACCTAACcatcaaatatataaacaaagttCCCAGGATT AATAATATGGTCGAAGCACTATGGCTCGATATTCAGTATAGAGAACTTAACTTTCTTATGGCTTGTGTATACAGACCGCCTTCAAGCTCACTCTCTCATTTGGATGAAATTCTGTTTGATACCATAGAAAAGGCGGCTTCAGAAAACACTGTTATTATTGCAGGAGATTTTAACTTACCCAAGATAAAGTGGCCGCTTCAAAAAACTCATGACTATGACAGTCTATgcgaaaattttgttaatatgtacACAAACAGCAATCTGAACCAACTCATAACACAAATTACCAGAAAACGAAATCATGAAGAATCTCTTTTGGATCTTATATTCTGCAATGATGATTCACTAATGTGTGACATTGATTATCACCCTCCGATAGGTAAAAGCGATCACCTCGTTATCACTGCTACGATACAAGCAATTAGTTCTCAAACTTTAACTAATGAAAATGTAAGTACCACTCAATACGACTTTTTCAAAGCTGACTACGAAAAATTATCTCTGTGTCTAGCAAACAACATAACTACAGTGAAAGAATCTGTAGGCGATATGTGGTTCACATTCAAAAACCAAATCCTTGACTCAATAGAAAAATGTATacctaaaaagaaaatatacaacAAACATTGCACCAACAAACCCTGGATCAACAAAGAAATACTCAAGTtaattaaacgaaaaaaagAATTGTGGAAAAATTATAGAATTGACCGAGACGAACATTCATACAAAGATTATAGAAATgtcaacaataaaattattagtcTATCTAGAAGCAGAAGAGCTGCTTTCGAATCAACTATTATAGAATCAGGTCCTAAGGCTTTTTACGGTTATATAAGAAAGCAACTGAACTCTAAAGTCTGTATcccaaacataataaaaaatgtctcaaatGAACTTGTGACGAAGCCTGAGCAAATTGCTGAAGCCTTTGCTGATCAGTTTAAAATGAACCTTCTCAATGAGCCCGACGGACCGATGCCGAGTATCAACGTTCCTAGAGTTACAAATCCCATTCAAGACTTATATATCTCTGGAGAATTGGTAAGAAAGACGTTATCTAGCTTTAACGACACCACAGCATCAGGACCCGATGATATACCATCAGTAGTACTAAATAAATGCTCGGAAGTTCTAAGTGACGATATAGCTAAAATCATGAATAAATCTCTCAAGGATGGATTAGTACCAGAGGATTGGAAAAGGGCCAATGTAGTGccgatttataaaaaaggaaataagTTACTGCCTGCTAACTATCGACCCATCAGTTTGACCTGCATCTTGTGTAAAACCATGGAGAAGATAATAGCCAACCACATAAGACCGCATATTCAAACGCGAAAGGAACGAACTGAACTGGTCTTCGTATAA
- the LOC123723284 gene encoding uncharacterized protein LOC123723284, with translation MSDKNIIDKKLSGKKSSDKKPSPKSTSLQNAPSFKPKKPTSSVHGGPSVRRENISIGTQSCTAPKRLACTTDAPREDNSSGGSPTPTQELQGTAEEWSDADSALSARASILPFTEKSPGINIDSATQRANEYLQLGKNALEKAGNMKKECKTEANDCLQGLYEIVLCLTESRARLMVALEQEKGKAARELVQCERAHSKELTAIQNNLADKLKALEENTACSLKTAEQIKNWLNLELAGPLKTIANTYCELKELSARPLPATIVKERIFHASGAAGPQSTNIQLGELATKMETVLEQLCSIRVDIERWHGPKEVRPQLPALEYQPTAPPTPNLEDTINKLQKEVSDINHYFITHQSMISSTKSRDSIKLLTQQTIEESLAPVLTHFEEAKKERMELRDILQARLHSNERSNVLDSEIMLTEIRQQLSDLSSRPVQVVSPATNSGPDKDDSSQPNAGFRPEHERSYAQVTRRAPPVPRYNVLVESLDPRHTSDDIVQKLKASVNVVDRGIGVSAIRRSKNQRVIVSCESEVEQRSFSEALRQADETLSAKQLPNKPPLLKLIGLAKDLNDAQVVEALLKQNRSLIDNIPVEQRYIKILKRTKGRNDILTNVIMEVDPKMWRTLLDQRVRVGFQVLVARDQSPIIQCYKCLGYGHMARVCTGLLTCGYCSDHHDTRDCPRRDGPPQCNNCFRDGNTSAPHHPAYSAECPLWQKWDRIARSRVNYC, from the exons ATGTCggacaaaaacataatagataaaaaattgtcaggaaaaaaatcttcagaCAAAAAACCTTCACCGAAATCGACTTCGCTGCAAAATGCACCATCCTTCAAGCCAAAAAAACCAACCTCATCAGTACACGGCGGCCCTAGTGTGCGCAGGGAAAATATCTCAATAGGTACACAATCTTGCACCGCACCTAAGCGACTGGCCTGTACAACCGACGCCCCTAGAGAAGATAACTCGAGTGGGGGATCCCCCACTCCAACGCAAGAGCTTCAGGGCACTGCTGAAGAGTGGTCAGACGCCGATAGCGCATTAAGCGCACGAGCGAGCATTTTACCTTTTACGGAAAAAAGTCCAGGCATAAACATAGACTCGGCCACACAACGGGCAAACGAATACTTGCAGCTAGGCAAAAATGCCCTAGAGAAGGCGGGCAATATGAAAAAAGAGTGCAAGACTGAAGCAAACGATTGTCTCCAAGGATTGTATGAGATTGTCCTCTGCCTGACCGAATCGCGAGCAAGGTTGATGGTTGCTCTCGAACAAGAAAAAGGGAAAGCCGCAAGAGAGCTTGTACAGTGTGAGAGGGCCCATTCTAAAGAACTCACAGctatacaaaataatcttGCTGACAAGCTCAAAGCCCTCGAGGAAAACACAGCATGCTCTCTCAAAACAGCTgagcaaattaaaaactggCTTAATCTTGAACTAGCCGGacctttaaaaacaatagccAATACCTACTGCGAGTTGAAGGAGCTCTCTGCTCGACCACTTCCCGCAACCATAGTTAaggaaagaatttttcatgCGTCAGGGGCGGCCGGGCCCCAATCCACCAATATTCAGCTCGGCGAACTGGCCACGAAAATGGAGACTGTCCTGGAGCAGCTATGTAGCATTAGAGTGGATATTGAGCGATGGCATGGCCCCAAAGAAGTTAGGCCACAGCTTCCTGCACTAGAATATCAGCCGACAGCACCTCCAACACCTAACCTAGAAGACACCATCAACAAATTGCAAAAGGAAGTATCCGACATAAATCACTACTTCATAACACACCAATCCATGATTTCCTCAACCAAGTCC CGAGACTCCATTAAGCTGCTTACCCAACAAACAATTGAGGAATCGCTCGCCCCTGTTCTTACTCATTTCGAGGAAGCTAAAAAAGAGAGAATGGAACTTAGAGATATATTACAAGCTCGCTTACATAGTAATGAAAGGTCTAATGTTCTTGACTCGGAGATCATGCTCACTGAAATAAGGCAACAGCTATCAGACCTCTCGTCGCGTCCTGTTCAAGTGGTATCCCCTGCAACGAATTCAGGACCGGATAAGGATGATAGTAGTCAGCCAAATGCAGGGTTTCGACCTGAGCACGAACGCTCTTACGCTCAAGTGACTCGCAGAGCGCCACCGGTCCCGAGATACAACGTCTTGGTCGAATCGCTGGACCCACGTCATACGTCCGATGACATCGTTCAGAAATTAAAAGCCAGCGTTAATGTCGTGGACCGAGGCATTGGAGTATCAGCAATAAGAAGATCAAAAAACCAACGCGTAATCGTCAGCTGCGAATCCGAAGTGGAACAGAGAAGCTTTAGTGAAGCTCTCAGGCAAGCTGATGAAACCTTGTCGGCTAAACAACTGCCCAACAAGCCACCGTTATTGAAGTTAATCGGGCTTGCAAAAGATCTTAATGATGCGCAAGTGGTCGAAGCATTACTCAAACAGAATAGATCTCTAATCGATAACATACCAGTCGAACAACgatatataaagattttaaagcGCACTAAAGGAAGGAACGATATACTCACCAACGTAATCATGGAAGTCGACCCTAAAATGTGGAGGACCTTGTTGGATCAGAGGGTGAGAGTTGGGTTCCAGGTGCTTGTAGCACGCGACCAATCGCCGATCATACAATGCTACAAATGTTTAGGCTACGGGCATATGGCCAGAGTTTGCACAGGTTTACTTACCTGCGGGTATTGTTCAGACCACCATGACACGCGGGACTGCCCCAGAAGGGATGGACCGCCACAATGCAATAATTGCTTCAGGGATGGAAATACGTCAGCGCCACATCATCCGGCATATAGTGCGGAATGCCCCTTATGGCAGAAATGGGATAGGATTGCTAGATCTAgagtaaattattgttaa